In Candidatus Polarisedimenticolia bacterium, the DNA window TCGTTCCGTATCGAGCCGACTGGAGGTTCCCGTGGGGTTCAGGCCACGGGCATTGCTACTATTGATCCTGGCGCTTCCCGGGACCATTCTGTCCGCCGGACCCGATTCCGTCCTGCGCGGACGGATCATCGACCGTAGCGGGGAGCCCCTCCCCGCGGTCCTCCTGGTCCTGCGCCGCGACCATCAGGAGCAGCCGGAGCAGACAGCCCGCTCGGCCGAGGATGGGACCTACTCCTTCTCGGGGCTACAGCCCGGGACGAGCTACCGCCTCGCGGCATCGCTTCCCGGGCGCGCCACCCTGGAAATCGCCGACCTGGTGGTGAAGCCTGGCGAAACTCTCATCCAGGACCTCGTCCTGCTCCCCGAATCCCAGGCTCGCGAGTACCTGCGGGTGCAGGGGAAGATGGACGTCGTGAACACCGAGTCGGCCACCGCGTCCACCACCTTCAATTCCGAGTTCATCGCCGAGCTGCCGCTGTTCGGGCGCGACTACCAGGACATCCTGGTTCTCGCTCCCGGCGTGACCGACGTCAACAAGACCGGCAACCCCAACATCCATGGCGCGCGCGACGTCGACGTCGTGACGCTGGTCGACGG includes these proteins:
- a CDS encoding carboxypeptidase regulatory-like domain-containing protein: MGFRPRALLLLILALPGTILSAGPDSVLRGRIIDRSGEPLPAVLLVLRRDHQEQPEQTARSAEDGTYSFSGLQPGTSYRLAASLPGRATLEIADLVVKPGETLIQDLVLLPESQAREYLRVQGKMDVVNTESATASTTFNSEFIAELPLFGRDYQDILVLAPGVTDVNKTGNPNIHGARDVDVVTLVDGVSTTDPFTGLYGQNLNVESIQEIEVITSAADASYGRAQGGFANILTKSGGNEFQGSFKFFLRTDRLDHDGADPEKPELAGGFPGSADVNQLSFTDLKPFVSVSGAFIRDRLWYYATAEFIQ